A window of Hordeum vulgare subsp. vulgare chromosome 5H, MorexV3_pseudomolecules_assembly, whole genome shotgun sequence genomic DNA:
TACAATACTTAAGGTATCCAAATTGGTCACAGCCACCAATATTTGTTGTTCTTGGGGCCCTATGAGCATATTTGTCCAAAAAATATCAAAATACCATTCTTCTGATACAATGCAGTAATGCATTTTAAAGCTTCTGATGAACTAGATCTACACAATAGAAGTATATGATATTTATTTGCCAGTATGCTAGTGCCATGCGGTGTCAACTTCCTTTGTTTCTTGAgccttatttcttttcttttaggACTGCAGAGTTGATAGTTTGCATCCTCATTCATGACTTACACAGAATACCAATTTATTGTAGCACTCGTGGTTGTTACATTTACTTGCAATTCTAAAGAGCGTGTCTGCTTTTTTTCTGTCTTGTACCTTTGAGCTGTATGTATCAGTCAAATCATGGCATTTTTCTTATTTTCAGATAGTTGATGCTGTAGTTGCTGCGCGCATTTTAAACGCTACACTTGTTGTTCCCAAATTGGACCAAACATCTTTCTGGAAAGATTCAAGGTATGCAAGTCATGGTGCTTCCAAATTTGATCTCATGGTCTTCTATGAGTCTATGACTGTTTGATTGTTTAAGGTGAACCAGTTCCACTTGTTCTATAATTAATGCAATATCTGATGCAGCAATTTTTCCGAAATCTTTGATATCGACTGGTTCATTTCATTTCTTGCGAAGGATATCAAAATTATCAAAGAACCTCCAGAAAAAGGAGGTAAAGCTGTGCGACCTTATAAAATGCGTGTTCCCCGAAAATGTACCCCACAATGTTACTTGAAGCGTGTCTTGCCGGCACTTCTGAAGAAACATGTAAGTTGTTGACCTGTGGTTTAGTAGTATCCCTCATTTTCCGAAAGAAGCAGGAGCACTCTTTACTGGGATATATTAGTTCTGTAGGAAAATTCTCCTTATTTTCTTGCCATCCTTTACATGTCAACATATTAAACTCAGTTGCGCATTTATAGACCTCCTTTAGATCAACTGGCCAGTTACTTTACCTGATGCCCTGGCAGTTAATTTTTCTATTACCTCAGACAGCCTTTACCGAATTTACCTATGTAGGGAGGTTTTCCACTTATGCTTGGATTCTATTCATTCGGTAATTTCTTCATACATCGTGCTGCTTTCTATGCACCTGCCTGTAGTTTGATTTCTGTTTTTAGCTCATTTTGTGCACCAGGTTAATTTAGATATATTTCAGTACATGAAAAATCCACACTAACATAGCTTATTTACTATCATTCTTGTGTTGCAGGTTATTCGAATGACTAAATATGACTATAGGCTCTCAAATAAATTGGAAACTGACCTGCAAAAACTGCGGTGCAGAGTAAATTACCATGCTTTGAGATTTACTGATCCAATACAAGATTTGGGTGAAAAGCTAATACAGCGGATGCGAGAGAAGAGCAAATATTTTATTGCTCTTCATCTGAGGTGCGCCTACTTGAAGCTGTCCTTGATCTACACGTTTCCTTTGTTCGTAATTTACCTATCTAGGTTCACTCTTCATCTTCTTGGATGCAACTTGCAGATACATCCAATGACCCTTTCTCTGACATGTTTTTCTGCCGTATTGTTGGGCCTGAACTCTTCCAAAATATGATAACGCGTGACCTTCTGGTTTTCAAAACAGCAGGCAACATGCTTAGACAACTCAAATACAAAAGGATAATCACAACTTTAAAATGAATCATCAATCCTTCGCTCTGCCAAATCTTTCCCACTGAGAACCGttgtttcaacatttccagaggttCTTGGTATTGCCCCCATATACTCTTTTGGAAAGAATGAAAAGACGGATTTCTTTAATTATCCAAGTAAAGCTTAATGCTATTACAGTTTAGTGATTACTATCTAGTtgcctttcagatccagatagttCTTTTTTTAACTAAGATTTAATGTAGCAGCAAAATTGTGAAGGCTAAATGCCTAACTAatgaaaaggaaagaagaaagtgAAAGATATTTGTTTGTAAAATATTGCAGCATGCATAATTATGTTTATGTTTCTTGATTAACATATGTTATCTTTCTTTATGGCAGATTTGAGAGTGATATGCTTGCCTTTTCTGGGTGTTATTATGGTGGTGGAGAAAAGGAGAGGAGAGATTTAGGTGCCATTCGCAAGCGATGGAAAACATTGCATGTATGAACAATTTCATGTCTCAGTTACTTAGATAGTGAGCTAAAGCTGCCTATTGCTAACCTGTTGTGTTCTTAATATCAGACAAGTAACCCAGAGAAAGGAAGAAGGCAAGGTAGGTGCCCACTAACTCCTGAGGAGGTAGGGCTGCTGTTACGAGCATTGGGCTATGGAAGTGATGTCCATATCTATGCTGCTTCTGGTGAGATATATGGAGGGGAAGAAACTTTGGCGCCCCTCAAAGCGCTCTTCCCAAATTACCATACAAAAGAATCATTGTCAAGCAAAGATGAGTTGACTCCATTCTTGGCACACTCATCCCGCATGGCCGCAATTGATTTCATTGTCTGTGATGGAAGTGATGCTTTTGTGACTAACAATAACGGCAACATGGCCAAAATACTTGCTGGGCGGAGGTGATGCTTCTGTTCTTTCTTCTGTACATGTCTGTTGGCTATTTGTGTTTCTGTTCATATTAGTTCATTCTGAATTTCTGCTGCTCCTTGCAGGAGATATTTTGGCCACAGGAGAACAATCCGGCCAAATGCCAAACAGCTCTACCCCTTATTTACAAACAGGGGAAATATGTCATGGGGCGAATTCTCGTCGCAGGTGCGAGTAGTCCAGAAAGGATTCATGGGAGATCCCATGGAAGTCATGCCGGGAAGAGGCGAATTCCATGCCTACCCTGCCGCGTGTATATGTGAAAAGGCCGACGAAAATAAATCGAGCCCTGGTAGTAATCAGGAAATCATTAACCACACTGGAGTAAGGAAGGCCATCGGCGAACCAGCATATCCTGTCTACACCGACGAAGAGGCGGATGGGTCTGACGCTGAAGACGACCCCACAGGGACAGGAGAAGAAGAGATGATTACTGAAGACGACCCTGCCACTGGAGAAGAGGCGGTTGCTGAAGATGACCCCAGTGCGACAGAGGAGGCGATCGACACCGAAGCTGACGACGATTCTTCGGGCAGACAGGAGGGTCTCGAGCTGGAGGCGATCCTTTCGGATTAGCCGAGTTGCTATCCTGCTCGGAGGAATTAGTTAAGTTATTTGCATGCAATACAAGTGTTGTATGTGGTAGAAACTGATGCACATCGACCCCTCCGGTGTCCAGAGTAGAGCTGGTCCGCTGCCTCTGGTGTACATAGATCTTGTTGGTGGACTGAAGCTGTACATCctctcctctcccctcccctcctggGCTCCTGGCCCAACAAGGGTGGCCTCAATTTAGCGTCTCCAGTAGTGGTTCTCTGAAGAGTTTGTCTCGTTGTCTGTAGCTCGTGGCAGTGTGTTGGTTCTGCTTCGTACTCTCTGTCCTCTTCTCCTGGCCAAGTTTTCGTACATGTGCCGTCTTCAATCTCTTGTGTTGTTCCTCTCTCTCCAAAAAAATTCTCATGTGTTGTTACAGTAAATATTATGATCTGATACAGTGCCGAATTGTTCTTAACTTACCATGGTACAGTTCAGGTTTTCGTACTTTGTCTTGTTTTTCTAAAGGACGCATGTTCGCACTGTAATATATTGGAGTAAATGTACGTTTCTACTCCCTCCCTCTTAAAATAAGACTcaaaagtgactcaactttgcactaactttagtataaagttgagtcatttttaagtcacttattttgagatgAAGGAAGTATAAAAGAATTTAAAACACTACTTTAataatctaaatgctcttatattagtttacaaatAAAATATTACTGTAGCATTCCCGTCACGTTGTTTTCTACTGCATCGAGTGTTTCTACTGCAATGGGTATACAAGCCCTTGCCTTTTTGCCGTAAGTTTTCCAAGTAGCATGGAGCCACAAGCCAATATTGAATTACTATTTCTTTAAATAAATTAGAATGCGACATCATCGTTGTCACAGAAGCCTTGGCATCAACACCAACACCTTCCACCGGTCCCACTCGCCAGCGCCCAACTCCAAACACGAAGCCCTCGGGATGAATACGACACCAAGACGCCGTCATCCTCCGATTACAAGGATCAAGGGTTAGGCATTTACAGCTGGACATTGCAAATATGACCTCTAAACGGGCGCAGACGCGCCCGATATGTGGCATGCCCTCTATTTATCCGTTCACGTAGCCACACTcctcattttcttcctcatatgtccggtcacttACACGTGATTGgtggggaggaagagagagaaagaaaagaatgaataaagaaaagaaaaaggtggtCCCGGATGGTGTCGCGTCCTATGTCACGGACTGACTGGGCGCgtccgcg
This region includes:
- the LOC123451837 gene encoding O-fucosyltransferase 16-like, with product MGHPRRRAHPRRGALLPAVAALLLLFLAVSLLSIAISAPPLADRHPGLSRRSLRRPPTSRRTARDDLWGSELASNFYGCSNSSGKFLDSSVATQPDRFLIIVTSGGLNQQRTGIVDAVVAARILNATLVVPKLDQTSFWKDSSNFSEIFDIDWFISFLAKDIKIIKEPPEKGGKAVRPYKMRVPRKCTPQCYLKRVLPALLKKHVIRMTKYDYRLSNKLETDLQKLRCRVNYHALRFTDPIQDLGEKLIQRMREKSKYFIALHLRFESDMLAFSGCYYGGGEKERRDLGAIRKRWKTLHTSNPEKGRRQGRCPLTPEEVGLLLRALGYGSDVHIYAASGEIYGGEETLAPLKALFPNYHTKESLSSKDELTPFLAHSSRMAAIDFIVCDGSDAFVTNNNGNMAKILAGRRRYFGHRRTIRPNAKQLYPLFTNRGNMSWGEFSSQVRVVQKGFMGDPMEVMPGRGEFHAYPAACICEKADENKSSPGSNQEIINHTGVRKAIGEPAYPVYTDEEADGSDAEDDPTGTGEEEMITEDDPATGEEAVAEDDPSATEEAIDTEADDDSSGRQEGLELEAILSD